From one Coffea eugenioides isolate CCC68of chromosome 11, Ceug_1.0, whole genome shotgun sequence genomic stretch:
- the LOC113752480 gene encoding probable LRR receptor-like serine/threonine-protein kinase At3g47570, translated as MQRTYFLFVAALLLLHFITTSSASASVANNQNNTIDLNALLAFKSTIFDPQRIIPTNWSTSTSVCNWIGITCNARHHRVAAIDLSYMGIAGTIPPQLGNLSFLVRLNVMNNSFHGHLPTELSRLRRLKYINLEDNAFEGELPSWLGGLTALQYLSFRDNGFSGSLSGRLSNFTNLETIRLGFNFFTGNLSEEFSALPKLTVLDIQHNQLVGPLPWDLFNLSSLQIISFTNNSLLGYLPAHICDHLPQLKGLYLSWNYFEGEIPSGIGECSILQVLSLSYNKFRGYIPKEIWNLTTLTQIILGGNDLTGEIPKAIDNLYNLEILAMERANVTGIIPQEVGNLSKLEVLHMGENRLRGPIPLKLFNSSTVQLIALTENDLSGELPSTIGAFLPNLEELYLEGNEFTGTILTSISNASRLRMLHLGMNHFTGAIPHSLGNMRLLEQFAIWQNNFSEDSLSKELSFIISISNCKHLRRLWIGKNPLNGFLPKSIGNLSSSLQSFHASSCGIKSEIPSSIGNLSNLVELFFENNSLTGLIPTTIKWFLKLQRIDLSDNQILGAIPSEFCNLLNLGELRLGQNMFSGMVPSCLGNVTTLRYVYLNSNNLSSMIPKSFWSLRYILELDMSGNYLTGSLPAEIGNFKALVYLNLSNNQYLGRIPSTIGALQDLQELSLERNKLQGLIPDSMKNMLQLRHLDLSFNNLEGEIPNSLQVLPDLQYFNVSYNRLRGPIPHGGPFANFTNLSFLSNEALCGGPWLQPCASTFEHESRTKRIVMIVLLTSGSVILALVISIFLMRLKLRKKTLAPNQNLLPMATFERASFYELRQITNGFSESNLLGSGSFGSVYKGIRENGMVWAIKVFDLQLEGAFKSFDRECEVLSCLRHRNLTRVITACSSLDFKALVLEYMPNGSLEKWLHFTVT; from the exons ATGCAGAGAACTTATTTTCTTTTCGTTGCAGCCTTGCTACTGTTGCACTTTATAACAACAAGCTCAGCTAGCGCAAGTGTTGCCAACAACCAGAACAACACTATCGATCTGAATGCACTTCTAGCCTTCAAATCCACAATTTTCGATCCTCAAAGGATCATCCCAACCAACTGGTCCACTTCTACCTCTGTTTGCAACTGGATTGGTATCACTTGTAATGCTCGTCATCATAGAGTTGCAGCCATTGACCTTTCTTACATGGGAATTGCAGGAACTATACCTCCACAGTTGGGTAATCTTTCTTTTCTCGTCAGGTTGAATGTTATGAATAACAGCTTTCATGGACATCTTCCAACCGAGCTATCTCGTCTACGCCGATTGAAGTACATCAACTTGGAAGATAATGCCTTTGAAGGAGAACTACCGTCATGGTTGGGAGGTTTAACTGCACTCCAATACTTATCCTTCCGAGATAACGGATTTTCAGGTTCATTATCAGGCAGGCTCTCTAATTTCACAAATTTAGAGACCATCAGGTTGGGTTTCAACTTTTTTACTGGAAATCTTTCAGAAGAATTCAGCGCTCTACCGAAATTGACAGTTTTGGACATTCAACATAACCAACTTGTTGGCCCTCTACCATGGGATTTGTTTAACCTCTCCTCATTGCAAATTATTAGTTTTACGAATAATAGCTTATTGGGTTACCTTCCAGCACATATCTGCGATCATCTCCCACAACTTAAAGGGCTTTACTTATCATGGAATTACTTTGAAGGTGAAATTCCATCAGGCATCGGAGAATGTTCAATACTCCAAGTTTTATCCTTGTCTTACAACAAATTCCGAGGATATATaccaaaagaaatttggaatCTAACCACTCTTACACAAATAATTTTGGGTGGGAACGACCTGACAG GTGAAATTCCAAAAGCCATTGACAATCTCTATAATTTGGAGATACTAGCCATGGAGCGTGCTAATGTGACAG GTATAATACCTCAAGAGGTTGGTAATCTTAGCAAGTTGGAAGTACTACACATGGGAGAGAATAGGTTAAGAGGTCCCATCCCGCTGAAACTTTTCAATAGTTCAACTGTACAACTTATTGCTCTCACGGAGAATGATTTATCAGGCGAGCTTCCATCAACTATAGGTGCTTTCTTACCCAATCTTGAGGAACTCTACCTTGAGGGAAATGAATTCACTGGAACTATACTAACGTCCATCTCAAATGCTTCTAGGCTCAGAATGCTACACCTTGGTATGAACCATTTTACTGGTGCAATTCCTCATTCTCTTGGAAACATGAGATTACTGGAACAGTTTGCTATATGGCAAAATAATTTTTCTGAGGACTCGCTATCCAAAGAGTTGAGCTTCATCATATCCATATCAAACTGCAAACACTTAAGAAGGTTGTGGATAGGTAAGAATCCTCTGAATGGCTTCCTTCCAAAGTCTATCGGAAATCTTTCTAGCTCACTCCAATCCTTTCATGCAAGTAGTTGTGGAATCAAAAGTGAAATTCCAAGTTCGATTGGTAATTTGAGCAACTTAGTAGAACTGTTCTTTGAAAACAATAGTTTGACAGGGTTAATTCCCACTACAATCAAATGGTTCTTGAAGCTTCAGAGGATAGATCTAAGCGACAATCAAATACTAGGTGCTATTCCAAGTGAGTTTTGTAATTTGCTGAACTTAGGAGAATTAAGACTTGGACAAAATATGTTCTCTGGTATGGTGCCTTCTTGTTTAGGAAACGTTACAACACTCAGATATGTTTATCTCAATTCTAACAATTTAAGTTCTATGATACCAAAAAGCTTTTGGAGCCTCAGATATATTTTGGAGCTAGACATGTCAGGAAATTATTTGACAGGTTCTTTGCCTGCTGAAATTGGAAACTTCAAGGCATTAGTCTATTTGaacctttcaaataatcaataCTTGGGTAGGATACCCAGCACTATTGGAGCACTACAGGATTTGCAAGAACTCTCCTTGGAACGTAACAAGCTACAAGGATTGATACCAGATTCCATGAAGAATATGTTGCAGTTACGGCATTTGGATCTATCTTTTAACAATCTGGAAGGTGAAATTCCCAACTCATTACAGGTACTGCCAGATCTCCAATACTTTAATGTGTCCTACAACAGATTGAGAGGACCGATTCCTCATGGAGGGCCGTTTGCAAATTTCACGAACCTATCTTTTCTCTCAAATGAAGCATTGTGTGGCGGTCCTTGGCTCCAACCTTGTGCAAGTACATTTGAGCATGAATCAAGGACAAAAAGGATAGTCATGATTGTTCTGTTGACATCAGGATCTGTCATATTAGCCTTGgtgatttcaatttttttgatgAGGCTAAAGTTGAGAAAGAAAACTCTAGCTCCGAATCAGAACTTGCTTCCCATGGCGACATTTGAAAGGGCATCCTTCTATGAACTTAGACAAATAACAAATGGATTCAGCGAGAGTAACTTACTTGGCTCGGGGAGCTTTGGTTCAGTTTACAAGGGAATTCGCGAAAATGGGATGGTTTGGGCCATAAAGGTATTCGATTTGCAGCTAGAAGGTGCATTTAAAAGCTTTGATCGAGAATGTGAAGTCTTAAGCTGCCTTCGTCATCGAAATTTAACTAGAGTAATTACTGCTTGCTCTAGCCTTGACTTTAAGGCTTTGGTGCTCGAATACATGCCCAATGGAAGCCTTGAGAAATGGCTTCAT TTCACTGTGACTTGA